From Leptospira stimsonii, a single genomic window includes:
- a CDS encoding cupin domain-containing protein, whose translation MFSFGIIVFIGYVLVGNILHLYLFPEQSVVEEAYPIVGDTMVNRFAKERYTVLKTDRETNGRYAEVELHLEPGGAIPEAHIHSNYDETFTVLKGALTLWMDGKEFYLRPGESHTVPKGTPHRPFNREDREFVGIVRVNPPAQWALFITQFHGFLTEKQEPRTNLEFFLQAMLVSSFYGDTYLASPPISVQKVLAFIIAPTSRLLGYKSWKLENSLKWRG comes from the coding sequence GTGTTTTCTTTCGGAATCATCGTGTTCATTGGATACGTTCTCGTAGGAAACATTCTACACCTCTATCTTTTTCCGGAACAATCGGTTGTGGAAGAGGCCTATCCGATCGTGGGAGATACGATGGTGAATCGATTTGCAAAGGAACGTTATACCGTCCTAAAGACGGATCGAGAGACAAACGGGCGTTATGCGGAAGTCGAGTTGCATCTCGAACCGGGGGGAGCGATTCCCGAAGCTCACATTCATTCGAATTACGATGAAACCTTTACCGTATTGAAAGGTGCGTTGACCTTGTGGATGGACGGGAAGGAATTTTATCTCCGGCCGGGTGAGTCTCATACGGTGCCAAAGGGAACTCCGCATCGACCGTTCAATCGAGAAGATCGTGAATTCGTGGGAATCGTTCGAGTCAATCCCCCGGCTCAGTGGGCTTTATTTATAACTCAGTTTCACGGATTCCTAACCGAAAAACAAGAGCCTCGCACTAACCTTGAATTCTTCTTACAAGCGATGTTGGTTTCGAGCTTTTACGGAGATACCTACCTCGCGTCGCCTCCGATTTCCGTACAAAAGGTTTTGGCTTTTATCATCGCGCCGACTTCCCGACTTTTAGGATATAAAAGTTGGAAGCTGGAAAACTCTCTCAAGTGGAGAGGATAA
- a CDS encoding helix-turn-helix transcriptional regulator: MSNTFGNTLKTVRNAKKKSQLDLALDADISTKHLSFLESGRALPGREIVKKLTDALEISYPFQSILFLAAGFSPDFEIVEDEQSNSVFDSLLLKQIDAVTTSPTMVVNWENVVIKINPVLEKLIATLKGDEFSTEGLSAYDFMFSDKGLGPYLLENPELRDRIITCSHLENFVNQIDRSSNIPDPDPKSDQLNKSGFVPVTICIKYKGILMFDVLPTSSGHPYEVNVRSTRIYTWVPSNRFTEDRMKDLLSADSDISELVAY; the protein is encoded by the coding sequence ATGTCGAATACATTCGGGAACACTTTAAAAACGGTCAGAAACGCAAAGAAAAAAAGTCAGTTGGATCTCGCCTTGGATGCGGACATTTCGACGAAACACCTTAGTTTTTTGGAATCGGGTCGCGCCTTACCGGGAAGGGAAATCGTAAAGAAGTTGACCGATGCTTTGGAAATATCCTATCCGTTTCAAAGTATCTTATTTCTCGCCGCCGGTTTTTCTCCCGACTTTGAAATCGTCGAAGACGAACAATCAAACAGTGTCTTCGATTCTCTTTTGCTGAAACAAATCGACGCAGTCACAACTTCTCCTACGATGGTTGTGAACTGGGAGAACGTAGTCATAAAAATCAATCCCGTTTTGGAAAAGCTGATCGCAACGCTAAAGGGGGACGAATTTTCAACGGAAGGCCTTTCCGCCTACGACTTTATGTTTAGCGACAAGGGACTTGGGCCTTATCTTCTGGAGAACCCAGAACTCAGGGATAGAATCATAACCTGCAGTCATTTGGAGAATTTCGTTAATCAAATAGATCGATCCTCGAACATTCCGGACCCGGATCCGAAATCGGATCAGCTTAACAAATCCGGTTTTGTGCCGGTGACGATTTGTATAAAATATAAAGGAATTCTTATGTTTGATGTGTTGCCCACTTCGAGCGGACATCCTTACGAAGTCAATGTTCGTTCGACTCGAATTTATACTTGGGTTCCTTCGAACCGTTTCACGGAAGATAGGATGAAAGATTTGCTTTCTGCTGATTCGGACATTTCAGAATTAGTCGCTTATTGA